A window of Panicum virgatum strain AP13 chromosome 8K, P.virgatum_v5, whole genome shotgun sequence contains these coding sequences:
- the LOC120646321 gene encoding uncharacterized protein LOC120646321, translating to MAAAASSSGGVRIRDPEEVRRRRAAPWTSLGVDGADGEEEAAARARTMARECDVYVGHGGDAWRMAAWLRAELELLGVPCVAANRRRCGDAPAHAAARGAMDAAVVGVVLVTPETLRNPHAVEEVRAFLDRGALVPVFVGVTRGDLVADDVVAGRGDLWEKYGGHLWMVYDGPEEEWREAVEGLARAEPAVEVRVGDLRDRVLDVLEILGARLGRRAMAPAVRAWRAEADLEIPFPWNTGFVGREKELLDLESMLRGGARAHDKASGKRPMHPSGAVFDEWPFLDGVVCVSGASGAGKTELALEFAHRHRHEYKKVLWVHGEARYLRQSYLKLADHLGIAVGDSFVQSTGRRAAARSLHDIEGDAIAKINKELARDIPYLVVIDNLESETDWWDRRAVVGELLPRGCRRTRVIVTTRLAGGLPGVRTLALGGLDASNAMRLMTGARALREDDAAVLREIQETVGGVPLGLALVGAMLSEVAVGPAELRAAMRRAPHRAPTWEARDDAALRDNPGLVRLLDACLALLGREAEAGGLEEVALRLLEASSFFAPAPIPAAMLVDAARAAAAVETPWKRLKRTVRLPCASSRAPSFAGGAEQAALATLLRLGVARRSTREGCVSVHGVFRLFGHKAGSGRAARAVVDAVSAAAAAAQGRSAADDHTWAACLSVFRFDAASAGVELPAPELARFVTGSVLPLASRCLAGHSACAAALELLREATDGVFEAEERYVGGGGAPRRSSSNGGGAYVELDPKVYRELARARAELLVARARVMMRAGERTVAEDHCQSAIDILEVVCGDWHPATLGVREFLEQEVLVQTMNGVEPITA from the coding sequence atggcggcggcggcgtcgagctccggCGGGGTCCGCATCCGGGACCCGGAGGAggtgaggaggaggcgggcggcgccgtGGACCTCCCTGGGGGTCGACGgggccgacggcgaggaggaggcggcggcaaggGCGAGGACGATGGCGCGCGAGTGCGACGTCTACGTCGggcacggcggcgacgcgtggaggATGGCGGCGTGGCTGCGCGCCGAGCTCGAGCTGCTGGGCGTGCCCTGCGTCGCGGCcaaccggcgccggtgcgggGACGCGCCGGCGCACGCAGCCGCGCGGGGCGCCATGGATGCGGCCGtggtcggggtggtcctcgtcACGCCGGAAACGCTGCGCAACCCCCACGCCGTCGAGGAGGTCCGGGCCTTCCTGGACCGCGGCGCGCTCGTGCCGGTCTTCGTCGGCGTCACCAGGGGCGACctcgtcgccgacgacgtcgtGGCGGGGCGCGGCGACCTGTGGGAGAAGTACGGGGGCCATCTCTGGATGGTCTACGACGGGCcggaggaggagtggagggaggccgtcgagggcctcgcccgcgcggagccggcggtggaggtgcgCGTCGGCGACCTCCGCGACCGCGTCCTCGACGTGCTCGAGATCCTCGGCGCGCGGCTGGGGCGGCGGGCCATGGCCCCGGCGGTCAGGGCGTGGCGCGCCGAGGCGGACCTCGAGATCCCGTTCCCCTGGAACACGGGCTTCGTCGGCCGGGAGAAGGAGCTCCTCGACCTCGAGTCCatgctgcgcggcggcgctcgcgcccACGACAAGGCCTCCGGGAAGCGGCCGATGCATCCGAGCGGCGCCGTCTTCGACGAGTGGCCCTTCCTGGACGGCGTCGTCTGCGTCTCCGGCGCGTCCGGCGCCGGCAAGACGGAGCTGGCGCTCGAGTTcgcgcaccggcaccggcacgaGTACAAGAAGGTGCTCTGGGTGCACGGCGAGGCGAGGTACCTGCGCCAGAGCTACCTCAAGCTCGCCGACCACCTCGGCATCGCCGTCGGCGACAGCTTCGTGCAGTCGACGGGGCGGCGGGCCGCCGCCAGGAGCCTCCACGACATCGAGGGCGACGCCATCGCCAAGATCAACAAGGAGCTCGCCCGCGACATCCCCTACCTCGTCGTCATCGACAACCTCGAGAGCGAGACGGACTGGTGGGACCGCCGCGCCGTCGTTGGGGAGCTCCTCCCCCGTGGCTGCCGGCGCACGCGCGTCATCGTCACgacgcggctcgccggcggcctgccGGGGGTCAGGACGCTCGCGCTGGGAGGCCTCGACGCGTCCAACGCCATGCGCCTGATGacgggcgcgcgcgcgctccgcgAGGACGACGCGGCTGTCCTTAGGGAGATTCAGGAGACGGTGGGCGGCGTGCCTCTGGGGCTCGCCCTCGTCGGCGCGATGCTCTCCGAGGTCGCCGTCGGCCCGGCCGAGCTCCGGGCCGCGATGCGCCGAGCGCCACACCGGGCGCCGACGTGGGAGGCCCGGGACGACGCCGCGCTGCGCGACAACCCGGGCCTGGTGCGGCTGCTGGACGCGTGCCTCGCCCTGCTggggcgcgaggcggaggccggcgggctCGAGGAGGTGGCGCTCCGGCTGCTGGAGGCCAGCAGCTTCTTCGCGCCGGCGCCGATCCCGGCGGCAATGCTCGTCGacgccgcccgcgcggccgcagCCGTCGAGACGCCGTGGAAGCGGCTCAAGCGCACGGTGAGGTTACCCTGCGCCTCGTCGCGCGCGCCGTcgttcgccggcggcgccgagcagGCAGCACTGGCGACGCTGCTGCGCCTGGgagtggcgcggcggagcacgcGGGAGGGGTGCGTCTCCGTGCACGGCGTGTTCCGGCTCTTCGGCCACAAGGCCGGCTCCGGCcgggccgcgcgcgccgtcgtggacgccgtctccgccgccgccgccgcggcgcagggGCGGAGCGCCGCTGACGACCACACGTGGGCGGCGTGCCTGTCGGTGTTCAGGTTCGACGCGGCATCGGCGGGCGTCGagctgccggcgccggagctggcGCGGTTCGTCACGGGCTCCGTGCTGCCCCTCGCGTCGCGCTGCCTGGCTGGGCACtcggcgtgcgccgccgcgctcgagcTGCTCCGGGAGGCCACCGACGGCGTCTTCGAGGCCGAGGAGAGgtacgtcggcggcggcggcgcgcctcgccggagcagcagcaacggcggcggcgcgtacgTGGAGCTGGACCCCAAGGTGTACCGGGAGCTCGCGCGGGCGAGGGCGGAGCTCCTGGTGGCGCGGGCGAGGGTGATGATGAGGGCCGGCGAGCGCACCGTCGCCGAGGACCACTGCCAGTCGGCGATCGACATCCTGGAGGTGGTCTGCGGCGACTGGCACCCGGCGACGCTGGGCGTCCGGGAGTTTTTGGAGCAGGAGGTGCTCGTCCAAACCATGAACGGAGTAGAACCCATCACAGCGTAG